Proteins encoded together in one Rossellomorea sp. y25 window:
- the grpE gene encoding nucleotide exchange factor GrpE has translation MSEETKQEQQEAKEEKSEAVEEVFAEEPQVEVVTEEEHESDELSQLEEKLNESENRYLRLRADFDNFRRRVNVENEAKEKYRAQGLITELLPALDNFERALNIEADNDQTKTLLQGMEMVHRSIVEALKKEGVEPIEAVGQQFDPHLHQAVMQTEEENVDSNVVVEEFQKGYKLKDRVIRPSMVKVNQ, from the coding sequence ATGTCTGAAGAAACAAAACAAGAACAGCAAGAAGCAAAAGAGGAAAAAAGCGAAGCGGTTGAAGAAGTATTCGCTGAAGAACCTCAAGTAGAAGTAGTAACAGAAGAAGAACACGAATCAGATGAGCTTTCACAATTAGAAGAAAAGCTGAATGAGTCTGAAAATCGTTATCTTCGTTTAAGAGCTGATTTCGATAACTTCCGCCGACGCGTAAATGTTGAAAACGAAGCGAAGGAGAAATATCGTGCTCAAGGTCTGATTACTGAACTATTGCCAGCACTTGATAATTTCGAGCGTGCTTTAAATATAGAAGCTGATAATGATCAAACGAAAACACTGCTACAAGGAATGGAAATGGTTCACAGAAGCATTGTTGAAGCCCTTAAGAAAGAGGGAGTAGAGCCAATTGAAGCAGTAGGTCAACAGTTTGATCCTCATTTGCATCAAGCTGTTATGCAAACAGAAGAGGAAAACGTCGATAGCAATGTTGTTGTTGAGGAATTCCAAAAAGGATACAAACTGAAAGACAGAGTAATTCGTCCTTCCATGGTGAAGGTCAATCAATAA
- the hrcA gene encoding heat-inducible transcriptional repressor HrcA encodes MLTDRQLLILQVIIDDFILSAQPVGSRSLSKKDEISFSSATIRNEMADLEELGFIEKTHTSSGRVPSEKGYRYYVDHLLSPQKLKKNDVHALRSIFTERIYELEKVVQKSAKILSELTNYTTIVLGPDLKENKLKKIQLIPLNKDTAIAIIVTDNGHVENKLFHIPPTMDAAELEKLVYILNDRLSGVPISELNDKIFKEVALLLREHIQNYDFILHSITDSFNPSVTDKLFFGGKTNILNQPEFNDVQKVRMLLEMIEQEESIYNLIRPSATGLNIKIGKENDHLAMENCSLITATYSIGKEQLGSIAIIGPTRMEYSRVVSLLNFFSNDMSKVLTKLYQSED; translated from the coding sequence TTGTTAACAGATCGACAACTTCTAATTCTTCAAGTGATCATTGATGATTTTATTCTATCAGCTCAGCCTGTCGGTTCCAGGAGCTTGTCCAAGAAGGATGAGATTTCGTTCAGTTCGGCTACGATTCGAAATGAAATGGCTGATTTGGAGGAATTGGGTTTTATTGAAAAAACACATACTTCTTCAGGACGTGTTCCATCTGAAAAGGGTTATCGTTATTACGTGGATCACTTGCTTTCTCCTCAGAAATTAAAGAAGAACGATGTTCATGCATTACGCTCTATTTTCACAGAGCGAATATATGAATTGGAGAAAGTGGTCCAGAAATCGGCAAAGATTCTATCAGAGCTGACGAATTATACGACAATCGTATTAGGACCTGATTTGAAGGAGAATAAGCTGAAGAAAATTCAACTTATCCCTCTGAACAAAGATACGGCTATTGCCATTATCGTGACGGATAACGGGCATGTTGAAAATAAACTGTTCCACATCCCGCCTACAATGGACGCAGCAGAGCTTGAGAAGCTCGTGTACATCCTGAATGACCGGCTATCGGGGGTCCCGATTAGTGAATTGAACGATAAAATCTTTAAGGAAGTCGCTCTTTTACTTAGAGAGCATATTCAGAACTATGATTTTATCCTCCACTCCATCACGGACTCTTTTAATCCATCGGTCACAGATAAGCTGTTCTTTGGAGGGAAAACCAATATACTTAATCAGCCTGAGTTTAATGATGTCCAAAAGGTTCGTATGCTCCTTGAAATGATTGAACAGGAAGAGAGTATCTACAACTTGATTCGGCCTTCCGCTACAGGATTGAATATTAAGATTGGGAAAGAAAATGATCATCTTGCTATGGAGAATTGTAGTCTCATAACCGCTACTTATTCTATTGGTAAAGAACAATTAGGTTCCATTGCGATTATCGGGCCTACTCGAATGGAGTATTCCCGTGTCGTTAGTTTACTTAATTTCTTTTCAAATGATATGTCCAAGGTTCTTACGAAACTGTATCAAAGTGAAGATTAG
- the hemW gene encoding radical SAM family heme chaperone HemW, with product MNAPKGGINLVKSAYIHIPFCEHICHYCDFNKVFLEGQPVNEYLTSLGNEMKHRVMTQDKLDTIFVGGGTPTSLNASQLETLCESITTHLPFDQGEFTFEANPGDLTEDKLRVLKDHGVNRLSFGVQSFNDELLKGIGRTHKSEDVYTSVETAQKVGFSNISIDLIYSLPKQTEQDFQDTLKKALDLDLPHYSAYSLIVEPKTVFYNLMRKGKLPLPTQDQEAAMYEILIETMEKYGINQYEISNFAKRGFESQHNLVYWDNNEYYGLGAGAHGYINGVRYSNYGPLKKYMDPIAEGFLPTIQQHEVTKAEMMEEEMFLGLRKVEGVSKSVFQHKFGCSIESVFGSSIEEMEKRKLLTVNEERVALTKQGRFLGNEVFQSFLGVI from the coding sequence ATGAATGCCCCCAAAGGAGGGATAAACTTGGTGAAATCAGCTTATATTCATATACCTTTCTGTGAACATATCTGTCACTATTGTGATTTTAATAAAGTCTTTTTAGAAGGACAGCCTGTAAACGAATACTTAACAAGCTTAGGGAATGAAATGAAGCATAGGGTCATGACCCAAGACAAACTTGATACAATTTTTGTCGGGGGCGGCACTCCTACTTCATTGAATGCAAGCCAGCTGGAAACGTTATGCGAATCCATCACTACTCATTTGCCTTTTGATCAGGGTGAATTCACTTTTGAAGCAAACCCTGGAGATTTGACCGAAGATAAACTCCGAGTCTTAAAGGACCACGGTGTGAATCGGTTGAGCTTTGGTGTCCAGTCATTCAATGATGAGCTTCTAAAAGGAATAGGACGCACGCATAAAAGCGAAGATGTGTATACATCTGTGGAAACGGCTCAAAAAGTAGGATTCTCGAATATCAGCATTGATCTGATTTATAGCCTGCCTAAGCAAACAGAGCAAGATTTCCAGGATACATTAAAGAAAGCACTTGACCTTGATCTTCCCCATTACTCGGCTTATTCGCTTATCGTAGAGCCAAAGACGGTTTTCTACAACCTGATGAGAAAAGGGAAGCTGCCACTTCCAACTCAAGATCAGGAAGCGGCCATGTACGAAATCTTGATCGAAACGATGGAGAAATATGGGATCAATCAATATGAAATCAGTAATTTTGCTAAACGGGGATTTGAAAGCCAACATAATCTCGTTTATTGGGACAATAATGAATATTATGGTTTAGGTGCCGGTGCACACGGATATATAAACGGAGTACGTTATTCCAATTACGGTCCCCTAAAAAAATATATGGACCCGATTGCAGAAGGTTTCCTGCCCACCATCCAGCAGCATGAAGTCACCAAAGCCGAAATGATGGAAGAGGAAATGTTCCTCGGCTTACGTAAGGTAGAGGGAGTGAGTAAATCTGTATTCCAGCACAAATTTGGCTGCAGTATCGAATCTGTATTCGGTTCATCCATTGAAGAAATGGAGAAACGAAAACTGCTTACTGTGAATGAAGAGCGGGTTGCGCTTACGAAACAGGGTCGCTTTTTAGGAAACGAAGTATTTCAATCTTTCCTTGGTGTAATCTAA
- the lepA gene encoding translation elongation factor 4 — MMNREEKLERQSRIRNFSIIAHIDHGKSTLADRILEKTKALTAREMKEQLLDSMDLERERGITIKLNSVQLKYQAKDGEEYIFHLIDTPGHVDFTYEVSRSLAACEGAILVVDAAQGIEAQTLANVYLALDNNLEILPVINKIDLPAADPERVRQEVEDVIGLDASEAVLASAKAGIGIEEILEQVVEKVPAPVGDPDAPLKALIFDSLYDAYRGVVAYIRVMEGSVKVGDKVRMMATGKEFEVTEIGVFTPKATGQKELTVGDVGYLTAAIKNVGDTRVGDTITLAKNPAQEALPGYRRLNPMVYCGLYPIDSNRYNDLREALEKLELNDSALQYEPETSQALGFGFRCGFLGLLHMEIIQERIEREFKIDLITTAPSVIYHVKLTDGEEVKVDNPSMMPDPQKVDHVEEPYVKATIMVPNDYVGAVMELCQGKRGNFIDMQYMDDTRVNIVYEIPLAEIVYDFFDQLKSNTKGYASFDYELIGYKESKLVKMDILLNAENVDALSFIVHRDFAYERGKLIVEKLKELIPRQQFEVPVQAAIGQKIVARSTIKAIRKNVLAKCYGGDISRKRKLLDKQKEGKKRMKSVGSVEVPQEAFMAVLKMDDTDKK; from the coding sequence ATAATGAACCGTGAAGAGAAATTAGAAAGACAATCAAGAATTAGAAACTTTTCGATCATTGCTCATATAGATCATGGGAAATCTACCCTTGCCGATCGTATTTTAGAGAAAACGAAAGCACTGACGGCACGAGAAATGAAAGAGCAATTGCTAGATTCAATGGATCTGGAAAGAGAACGTGGAATCACAATCAAATTAAATTCTGTGCAATTAAAGTATCAAGCGAAAGACGGGGAAGAATACATCTTTCATCTCATTGATACACCAGGGCACGTCGACTTTACATACGAAGTATCTCGTAGTTTAGCTGCTTGTGAAGGGGCCATCCTTGTAGTGGATGCTGCTCAAGGGATTGAAGCCCAAACATTGGCGAACGTGTATCTTGCCTTAGATAATAACTTGGAAATCCTTCCAGTTATCAATAAAATCGATCTTCCGGCAGCAGATCCGGAAAGAGTGCGTCAAGAAGTGGAAGACGTGATCGGACTTGATGCATCTGAAGCGGTACTTGCCTCTGCTAAAGCAGGGATCGGGATTGAAGAAATCCTGGAGCAAGTGGTTGAGAAGGTACCTGCACCAGTTGGAGATCCCGATGCGCCATTAAAAGCGCTGATCTTCGATTCCTTATATGATGCATATAGAGGAGTCGTTGCCTACATCCGTGTGATGGAAGGCAGCGTCAAAGTAGGGGATAAGGTTCGTATGATGGCAACAGGGAAAGAGTTTGAAGTGACCGAGATCGGTGTCTTCACTCCGAAAGCGACGGGTCAGAAAGAACTGACAGTCGGGGATGTTGGTTACCTGACGGCCGCTATCAAAAACGTTGGGGACACCCGTGTAGGGGATACCATCACCCTGGCGAAAAACCCTGCACAGGAAGCATTACCTGGATACCGCCGACTGAACCCGATGGTCTATTGCGGTTTATATCCAATCGATTCAAACCGCTATAACGATCTTAGAGAAGCACTTGAAAAGCTTGAATTGAATGACTCTGCACTTCAGTACGAGCCGGAAACATCTCAAGCGTTAGGATTTGGGTTCCGTTGTGGATTCTTAGGCCTTCTTCATATGGAAATCATCCAAGAGCGTATTGAGCGTGAATTTAAGATTGACCTTATTACGACAGCGCCAAGTGTTATCTATCATGTTAAGCTGACAGATGGGGAAGAAGTGAAAGTGGATAATCCGTCCATGATGCCGGATCCTCAAAAAGTGGATCATGTTGAAGAGCCTTATGTTAAAGCTACCATCATGGTTCCAAACGATTACGTCGGTGCCGTAATGGAGCTCTGTCAAGGAAAACGAGGTAACTTCATCGACATGCAGTATATGGATGATACGCGAGTGAACATCGTATATGAAATTCCACTTGCTGAAATTGTGTATGATTTCTTCGATCAGCTAAAATCCAATACGAAAGGATATGCTTCATTTGATTATGAGCTGATTGGATACAAAGAATCCAAGCTTGTGAAAATGGATATCCTTTTAAACGCTGAAAATGTCGACGCTTTAAGCTTTATTGTTCACCGCGACTTCGCTTATGAACGCGGGAAGCTAATTGTTGAGAAGTTGAAGGAATTAATTCCAAGACAGCAATTCGAAGTTCCCGTCCAGGCAGCGATCGGTCAAAAGATCGTCGCAAGATCGACCATTAAGGCCATTCGTAAAAACGTTCTGGCAAAATGTTACGGTGGAGATATCTCACGTAAACGTAAACTTCTTGATAAACAAAAAGAAGGTAAAAAACGTATGAAGTCCGTTGGTTCTGTTGAAGTTCCACAAGAAGCCTTTATGGCCGTATTGAAAATGGACGATACAGATAAAAAATAA
- a CDS encoding DUF3679 domain-containing protein, whose product MTKFFFKCALLISALFIGVLMGMQYANQGIVEMKGHEQQNFTSPVGVSQDGEGNVEASFLGNEVESKTLSEKKEKLEDMKAFNAFSSIGKALANTIESITSEIMNFIASLI is encoded by the coding sequence ATGACGAAATTCTTTTTTAAATGTGCACTGCTTATATCTGCATTATTTATTGGGGTTCTGATGGGAATGCAGTATGCCAATCAGGGGATTGTGGAAATGAAGGGGCATGAACAGCAGAACTTCACTTCTCCGGTGGGAGTGAGTCAGGACGGGGAAGGGAACGTGGAGGCGTCTTTCCTCGGGAATGAAGTTGAATCCAAAACGTTAAGCGAAAAGAAAGAGAAATTAGAAGATATGAAAGCCTTTAATGCCTTTTCTTCGATCGGGAAAGCACTGGCGAATACCATTGAAAGTATTACCAGCGAAATAATGAACTTTATCGCTTCGTTAATCTAA
- a CDS encoding stage II sporulation protein P has product MRSYKASNYVVAINMSTILKGMLIFVVGLLSVFSITGILTSLNPEYRITSHSLNQAASNVKGDALYKILALENRSFNQILTEEEQALPNFSSLLFQVATNVSFEDPRSFLGRELPGFSIFDGDILVAGEGTDFTNMPIESVPPPEALEAGNEAPLKNVENFNESDQKSGDVSPPLSTGDKKTVHLYFTHTRESYLPYLEGVTNPDSAMHSEVNVTKVGDMVKKHLEGLGIGTTIDKTDVIANLNNKGLDYWAAYQESRPLVQAAMTSNKDLLYLVDIHRDSQRRAVTTGTINGKSYAKLAFVVGEEHPNFEQNLKVATELHKLLEANYKGISRGVIAKKGSGTNGKFNQDLSSNAMLLEFGGVDNTFEELERSAQAFAEVFADYYWQAEKVNHIPVTPAVSQ; this is encoded by the coding sequence ATGAGGTCGTATAAAGCGTCCAATTATGTAGTAGCGATTAATATGTCAACGATACTGAAAGGGATGTTGATCTTCGTAGTAGGATTACTCTCCGTTTTTTCGATAACGGGCATCCTCACTTCCTTAAACCCTGAGTATAGAATTACATCGCATTCATTGAATCAAGCGGCTTCCAATGTGAAGGGTGATGCATTATATAAGATCTTGGCATTAGAAAACCGGTCTTTTAATCAAATATTGACTGAAGAAGAGCAGGCTTTACCGAATTTTTCATCCCTCCTTTTTCAGGTGGCTACCAATGTGAGCTTTGAAGATCCCCGAAGCTTCCTGGGGAGAGAACTGCCGGGATTTTCGATTTTTGATGGTGACATTCTAGTGGCCGGGGAGGGGACGGATTTTACGAATATGCCGATCGAATCTGTCCCTCCTCCCGAAGCACTTGAGGCTGGGAATGAAGCACCACTCAAGAATGTAGAGAATTTTAATGAATCGGATCAAAAGAGTGGAGATGTGTCCCCGCCTTTATCAACTGGAGATAAAAAGACGGTTCATCTTTACTTCACACATACCCGTGAATCCTATCTGCCTTACTTGGAGGGAGTAACAAATCCTGATTCAGCCATGCATTCGGAAGTAAATGTCACCAAGGTGGGAGATATGGTGAAGAAGCATTTAGAGGGACTTGGGATTGGAACGACCATCGATAAAACCGATGTGATAGCGAACCTGAACAATAAAGGATTGGATTATTGGGCTGCATATCAGGAGTCCAGGCCCTTAGTCCAGGCTGCCATGACGAGTAATAAAGACTTGCTGTATCTCGTTGACATACATCGTGATTCACAAAGAAGGGCTGTTACGACGGGAACCATTAATGGCAAATCCTATGCCAAGCTCGCGTTTGTAGTCGGGGAAGAGCATCCGAATTTCGAACAGAATTTAAAGGTGGCAACAGAGCTTCATAAGTTATTGGAAGCTAACTATAAAGGTATTTCACGTGGAGTGATTGCGAAAAAGGGAAGCGGTACAAACGGTAAGTTCAATCAGGATCTTTCAAGTAACGCCATGTTACTGGAGTTTGGCGGAGTGGATAATACGTTTGAAGAATTGGAACGATCCGCGCAGGCTTTCGCCGAAGTATTCGCTGATTATTATTGGCAGGCTGAAAAGGTGAATCATATACCTGTCACTCCTGCAGTAAGTCAGTAA
- the gpr gene encoding GPR endopeptidase, protein MKNEEIDLSKYSVRTDLAVEAREMVVSDKAEDTSSIQGVMIKEKEEDGVKVSLVTVTPEGEEKIGKKPGNYLTIEAHGIRQEDAELQQRVEKVFANEFNQFLINNNISKNASCLIVGLGNWNVTPDSLGPRVCEDIIVTRHLFELQPESVEEGYRPVSALVPGVMGLTGIETSDIIFGVVEKSKPDFIIAIDALASRSIERVNSTIQISDTGIHPGSGVGNKRKGLDQETLGVPVIAIGVPTVLDAVTIVSDTVDFLLKHFGKEMREGGRPSRSLAPAGLSFGERRKLTEEDLPEEQHRQTFMGIVGTLEDQEKRKLIHEVLAPIGHNLMVTPKEVDVFMEDMANLIASGLNAALHDAVDQENTGYQTR, encoded by the coding sequence ATGAAGAACGAAGAAATCGATCTAAGTAAATATTCCGTACGTACCGATCTTGCCGTTGAAGCAAGAGAAATGGTGGTCAGTGATAAAGCGGAAGATACGTCATCGATACAAGGTGTCATGATTAAAGAGAAAGAAGAAGATGGGGTGAAAGTTTCTCTTGTCACCGTTACACCTGAAGGGGAAGAGAAAATCGGTAAAAAACCTGGTAATTACTTAACCATCGAGGCTCATGGAATTCGCCAGGAAGATGCAGAACTGCAACAAAGAGTAGAAAAAGTATTTGCGAATGAATTTAATCAGTTTTTAATTAACAATAATATCAGTAAAAATGCAAGCTGCTTGATTGTTGGACTCGGAAACTGGAATGTAACCCCCGATTCATTGGGACCCCGCGTATGTGAGGATATCATCGTGACGAGACATCTTTTTGAACTGCAGCCGGAATCAGTGGAAGAGGGCTATCGACCGGTCAGTGCCCTCGTTCCTGGTGTGATGGGGCTAACGGGAATTGAAACGAGCGATATCATTTTCGGTGTTGTGGAAAAATCCAAACCCGACTTTATCATCGCCATCGATGCCCTTGCTTCCCGTTCCATTGAGCGCGTCAATTCCACCATCCAGATTTCTGATACAGGTATACATCCGGGATCTGGAGTTGGTAATAAACGAAAAGGTCTCGATCAGGAAACGTTAGGTGTTCCGGTTATTGCCATCGGTGTTCCGACCGTACTCGATGCTGTCACCATCGTAAGTGATACAGTGGACTTTCTTTTAAAACATTTTGGAAAAGAGATGAGAGAAGGGGGGCGGCCTTCGAGATCTCTCGCCCCGGCAGGATTAAGCTTCGGTGAAAGAAGAAAATTAACCGAAGAAGATCTTCCGGAAGAACAGCATCGTCAAACATTCATGGGAATTGTGGGGACCCTCGAGGATCAGGAAAAACGAAAACTGATTCATGAGGTGTTAGCTCCGATCGGTCACAACCTGATGGTCACCCCTAAAGAAGTGGACGTGTTCATGGAAGATATGGCCAACCTCATAGCAAGCGGATTGAATGCGGCACTACATGATGCCGTTGATCAGGAAAATACGGGGTATCAGACTAGATAG
- the rpsT gene encoding 30S ribosomal protein S20: protein MPNIKSAIKRVKTSNERNAQNAAVKSTMRTAIKKAEAAAANSADNAKELATEAVRQLDKAAQKGLIHKNAADRQKSRLMKKAN from the coding sequence ATGCCAAATATTAAATCAGCTATCAAGCGTGTAAAAACTAGCAACGAGCGTAACGCTCAAAACGCTGCTGTGAAATCTACAATGCGTACTGCTATCAAGAAAGCAGAAGCTGCAGCTGCTAACAGCGCAGATAACGCAAAAGAATTAGCAACAGAAGCGGTTCGTCAATTAGACAAAGCAGCTCAAAAAGGTCTTATCCACAAAAACGCTGCGGATCGTCAAAAGTCTCGCCTAATGAAAAAAGCGAACTAA
- the holA gene encoding DNA polymerase III subunit delta: protein MVIDIWKKIEKSQFSAIYLVYGNESFIINETKQRIVSSALSEEEMDFNFSSYDLEETPIEVAIEDAETFPFMGERRVVIIQNPVFLTAEKTKEKVEHNIKRLEQYIQSPAPYTVLVFTANYEKLDERKKITKSLKKLAEVVEAKKLNEYELKSWVRERAASNSVQIDEDAIELLLTLAGTNLMMLTQELDKLSLYASDTNRIDVEVVERLTARSLEQNIFTLVDKVVQRRIDEALRIYYDLLKQNEEPLKILSILAGQFRLIYGTKELSRRGYGQQKIASYLKVHPFRVKLAAGQAKHFNDKQLAHIIELLSQGDYEIKTGKIKKELMIEMFLFKLHDQSFT from the coding sequence TTGGTTATTGATATTTGGAAGAAAATAGAGAAATCTCAATTCTCAGCTATATATTTAGTTTACGGAAATGAGTCATTTATTATTAATGAAACGAAACAAAGAATAGTCTCAAGTGCCCTTTCAGAAGAAGAAATGGATTTTAATTTTTCCAGTTATGATCTGGAAGAAACTCCGATAGAAGTAGCGATAGAAGATGCAGAAACCTTTCCGTTTATGGGAGAGAGAAGGGTTGTCATTATCCAAAACCCTGTTTTTTTGACAGCTGAAAAAACAAAAGAGAAGGTAGAGCATAACATTAAACGATTGGAACAATACATACAATCCCCTGCTCCCTATACAGTTCTGGTCTTTACGGCGAATTATGAAAAACTGGACGAGCGTAAGAAGATTACGAAGTCCTTGAAGAAACTGGCAGAAGTCGTAGAGGCAAAAAAGCTGAACGAGTATGAGTTAAAATCGTGGGTAAGAGAACGGGCGGCCTCTAATAGTGTTCAGATAGATGAAGATGCAATTGAATTACTGCTCACCCTCGCTGGAACAAACTTAATGATGCTCACCCAAGAGTTGGACAAACTTTCCTTATATGCAAGCGATACAAATAGAATCGATGTGGAAGTGGTGGAACGATTAACAGCAAGGTCCCTGGAACAAAATATTTTTACCCTAGTGGATAAGGTCGTTCAAAGAAGGATTGATGAGGCATTAAGAATTTATTACGATCTCCTCAAGCAAAATGAAGAGCCATTGAAAATTCTTTCGATCCTGGCAGGACAGTTCAGGCTCATATACGGAACGAAAGAACTATCACGAAGAGGATACGGCCAGCAAAAAATCGCGTCCTACTTGAAAGTTCATCCTTTCCGGGTCAAACTGGCAGCAGGGCAGGCGAAGCACTTCAACGATAAACAACTTGCCCATATCATCGAATTGTTATCACAAGGAGATTACGAAATCAAAACAGGAAAAATCAAAAAAGAATTGATGATTGAGATGTTTTTGTTTAAACTTCATGATCAGAGCTTTACATGA
- a CDS encoding YqzM family protein, translated as MNQFEKNVQSKRNDAVDSGVGFIVSFGFFATMFVIATVIKLIGS; from the coding sequence GTGAACCAATTTGAAAAGAATGTACAATCAAAAAGAAATGATGCAGTAGATTCAGGCGTTGGCTTTATTGTTTCTTTTGGATTCTTTGCTACAATGTTCGTTATTGCAACTGTTATTAAGTTAATTGGCTCTTAA